A stretch of the Bradyrhizobium arachidis genome encodes the following:
- a CDS encoding TetR/AcrR family transcriptional regulator, with translation MVRKPTSKEPARKPNMREAILAAAEELFATNGFNAVSVRDIAQAAGANPGSVTYHFKTKDGLLLEIYRRHCGPMNLRRSELLEAAKRVRDLQDRLEAIVRAYVVPAFTSGSDLAGGGARFSRLRAVMSAEGNEVARRIIAQTFDDTSHAFIDAIHDSLPHIPRTDIVWRSHFLLGALYYSLVTPERVTRLARGETDGGDAAIAIEQLVQATVASLQARAVDQAEPAPKRAASIKT, from the coding sequence ATGGTCCGCAAGCCCACCAGCAAAGAACCGGCGCGCAAGCCCAATATGCGCGAGGCGATTCTCGCCGCGGCGGAGGAGCTGTTTGCGACCAACGGTTTCAATGCTGTTTCCGTTCGTGACATCGCGCAGGCCGCCGGCGCCAATCCCGGCAGCGTGACCTACCACTTCAAGACCAAGGACGGCCTGCTGCTGGAGATCTATCGCCGGCACTGCGGTCCGATGAATCTTCGCCGCTCCGAGCTGTTAGAGGCTGCCAAGCGGGTGCGCGATCTGCAGGACCGGCTCGAGGCGATCGTGCGCGCCTACGTGGTGCCGGCCTTCACCTCGGGCAGCGATCTCGCCGGCGGCGGCGCGCGCTTCTCGCGGCTGCGGGCCGTGATGTCGGCGGAAGGCAACGAGGTCGCGCGTCGCATCATCGCGCAGACCTTTGACGACACCAGCCACGCCTTCATCGATGCGATCCATGACAGCCTGCCGCATATCCCGCGCACCGATATCGTCTGGCGCAGCCATTTCCTGCTCGGCGCGCTCTATTATTCGCTGGTGACGCCGGAGCGCGTGACGCGCCTGGCGCGGGGCGAGACCGACGGCGGCGATGCGGCGATCGCGATCGAGCAATTGGTGCAGGCGACCGTCGCCTCACTCCAGGCGCGGGCGGTGGACCAGGCCGAGCCGGCCCCGAAGCGCGCGGCAAGCATCAAAACCTGA
- a CDS encoding ABC transporter substrate-binding protein, with protein sequence MLISTLARVIVALALLSAPALADGEKKQVLAPSGSLRVGIYPGSPTSMVTDAAGKPHGLSYDLGGELAKQLGVSVDYVRFQRVADIVTAIKNGEVDFTVTNATPARANDVSFSQPVLSIELGFLVPANSTIAKADEIDRAGVRIGVTKGSTSERTLPQTYKNATIVPAESVKAVIEMFSRGEIDLYATNKPTLFEMSDQMPGARILDGNWGLEHMAVAIPKGRENALPFVNHFVQEAKAGGTLDTIQQQAGLRGAVKATGN encoded by the coding sequence ATGCTCATCTCCACCCTCGCGCGGGTCATCGTCGCGCTCGCTTTGCTCAGTGCACCCGCGCTCGCCGATGGCGAAAAAAAGCAGGTGCTTGCGCCCAGCGGCTCCTTGCGCGTCGGCATCTATCCGGGCAGTCCGACCTCGATGGTGACAGATGCCGCCGGCAAGCCGCACGGCCTGAGCTACGATCTCGGCGGCGAGCTTGCAAAACAGCTCGGCGTGTCCGTGGACTATGTCCGGTTTCAGCGTGTCGCCGACATCGTCACCGCGATCAAGAACGGCGAGGTCGATTTCACCGTCACCAACGCGACGCCTGCCCGCGCCAACGACGTCAGCTTCAGCCAGCCCGTGCTGTCGATCGAGCTCGGCTTTCTGGTGCCGGCCAACTCGACCATCGCCAAGGCCGACGAGATCGACCGTGCCGGCGTGCGGATCGGCGTCACCAAGGGCTCGACCTCGGAGCGCACGCTGCCGCAGACGTACAAGAACGCGACCATCGTTCCTGCCGAGAGCGTGAAGGCGGTGATCGAGATGTTCTCGCGCGGCGAGATCGATCTCTACGCCACCAACAAGCCGACGCTGTTCGAGATGTCCGACCAGATGCCGGGCGCGCGAATCCTGGACGGCAATTGGGGTCTGGAGCACATGGCCGTCGCCATTCCCAAGGGGCGCGAGAACGCCCTGCCCTTCGTCAACCATTTCGTGCAGGAGGCGAAGGCCGGCGGCACGCTGGACACGATCCAGCAGCAGGCGGGCCTGCGGGGCGCCGTCAAGGCGACGGGCAACTAA
- a CDS encoding tripartite tricarboxylate transporter substrate binding protein, with amino-acid sequence MPGLKTGIGRLAVAAAMLLTSAAAQAESFPSKPVHILVPYAAGGAVDVLARTLGAALAKSWGQQPVIDNRPGAGGIIASQALTQAAPDGYTLILVASGHPLNQFIYPSVPYDTFKDFTAITEVASSPLAIVVQKDSPYKTLQDLLAAAKKDPDKLSYGMSGNGTSAHLAGELLKHMAGVKIVSIPYKGGAPALTAVIAGEIPLSINPLAEAIGQLEGGPVRALAVTSAQRAKALPNVPTVAESGVPGYDVSVWWGFLGPARMPPEIVAKLEADLKTALTDPTVISTLDKIGATPLGSSSKDFDAYMRAEATKWEPVLKAANIRAQ; translated from the coding sequence ATGCCGGGTTTGAAGACAGGAATCGGTCGGCTCGCGGTTGCGGCAGCCATGCTGCTGACCAGTGCCGCAGCGCAGGCCGAAAGCTTCCCGAGCAAGCCGGTCCACATCCTCGTTCCCTATGCGGCGGGCGGTGCGGTCGACGTGCTGGCCCGTACGCTCGGTGCCGCACTTGCCAAGAGCTGGGGCCAGCAGCCCGTGATCGACAACCGTCCCGGCGCCGGCGGCATCATCGCTTCGCAGGCGCTGACGCAGGCCGCGCCCGACGGCTACACGCTGATCCTGGTCGCGAGCGGCCATCCGCTCAACCAGTTCATCTATCCGAGCGTGCCCTACGACACGTTCAAGGATTTCACCGCAATCACCGAGGTAGCCTCGTCGCCGCTTGCGATCGTGGTGCAGAAGGACAGTCCGTACAAGACGCTGCAGGACCTGTTGGCCGCGGCGAAGAAGGATCCGGACAAGCTCTCCTATGGCATGTCCGGCAACGGCACGTCGGCACATCTGGCCGGCGAGCTCCTGAAACACATGGCCGGCGTCAAGATCGTCTCGATCCCCTACAAGGGCGGCGCACCGGCGCTGACTGCCGTGATCGCAGGCGAGATACCGCTGAGCATCAATCCGCTTGCGGAGGCGATCGGCCAGCTCGAAGGCGGCCCGGTGCGCGCGCTCGCGGTGACCTCGGCGCAGCGTGCAAAAGCGCTGCCGAACGTCCCAACCGTCGCGGAATCAGGCGTGCCCGGCTACGACGTCTCGGTCTGGTGGGGTTTTCTCGGACCGGCAAGGATGCCGCCGGAGATCGTGGCGAAGCTCGAGGCCGACCTGAAGACGGCGCTGACCGATCCGACCGTGATCTCGACGCTCGACAAGATCGGTGCCACGCCGCTCGGCTCGTCCTCGAAGGACTTTGACGCCTATATGCGTGCCGAAGCGACCAAATGGGAGCCGGTGCTGAAGGCCGCCAACATCCGCGCGCAATAG
- a CDS encoding DUF2218 domain-containing protein, giving the protein MKHSTAQVESERASIYLQQLCKHFAHKMAVEFTPERGVIPFSVGTCRLEAANNILTMRAEAEDAERLAQLQDIIARHLVRFAFRAPPEIVWQAAEEATR; this is encoded by the coding sequence ATGAAACATTCAACGGCGCAGGTCGAAAGCGAGCGTGCCAGCATCTACCTGCAACAGCTCTGCAAGCATTTTGCGCACAAGATGGCGGTGGAGTTCACCCCGGAGCGAGGCGTGATCCCGTTCTCGGTCGGAACCTGCCGGCTGGAGGCCGCCAATAACATCCTGACGATGCGCGCCGAGGCCGAGGATGCCGAGCGCCTTGCGCAGCTTCAGGACATCATCGCACGCCATCTCGTTCGCTTTGCTTTCCGCGCGCCGCCCGAGATCGTCTGGCAGGCGGCGGAGGAAGCGACACGCTGA